The following are encoded in a window of Kitasatospora sp. NBC_00240 genomic DNA:
- a CDS encoding BrxA/BrxB family bacilliredoxin: protein MPYSPLLVKPMREELTQVGFTELLSAEDVDRAMEEAKSGTTLAVFNFVDGCSAAVARPGVRLALENGSKRPDRLVSVFAQQDFEATARMRSHFEDIPPSEPSMALFQDGELVYFLPRHRIEARAAQQVAADLTEAFNEFGK, encoded by the coding sequence TGACCCAGGTCGGCTTCACCGAGCTGCTGAGCGCCGAGGACGTCGACCGGGCGATGGAGGAGGCCAAGAGCGGCACGACTCTGGCCGTCTTCAACTTCGTGGACGGCTGCTCGGCTGCAGTGGCCCGCCCCGGGGTCCGCCTGGCCCTGGAGAACGGCTCCAAGCGCCCCGACCGACTGGTCAGCGTGTTCGCCCAGCAGGATTTCGAAGCCACCGCCCGGATGCGCTCCCACTTCGAGGACATCCCGCCCTCCGAGCCCTCCATGGCCCTCTTCCAGGACGGCGAACTCGTCTACTTCCTCCCCCGCCACCGCATCGAGGCACGCGCCGCCCAGCAGGTCGCCGCCGACCTCACGGAAGCCTTCAACGAATTCGGCAAGTAG